The sequence GCGGCCCACTCCGCGGGCCGGGCCGGGTGCCGTCCGTCCTCCCAGCGCACGGTGGCCGTGACGGTCTGGCGCGCCACGTCGCTCAGGAGGTCTCCGCCCTGCATGGCGGCGTTCTTCAACGACGCGTACGCGACGCCGACCGGGCTGTCCCCGGCCCAGCCCGGCGGCGCCGCCGTGCCGGCGTCGAGGAGCGAGAGGCTGCGGCCAGGCTCCTTCGACTCCCGGGCCGTCCTGGCATAGAGCCGACCCCCGACGGACCGCACCACCGGGGACCGCTGCAGGCCGCCAGGCAGCAGATCCGGGTCGAGCAGCGCCGAGACGATCCGGTTGATGAAGTGGAAGGCGAGCAGGGTTCCGGTGACCTCAGGTCGGTACGGGCTGGACCAGTCGGCGGCGACGGGGCTGCGGCTGGCCTCGGCCCAGGCTGCGAGCTCGGCGTACCTCGGCTCCGCTGGCGTCTCGCCCCGGGCGACGACCTCGGCCAGCTCGTGCGCGCCGAGTGCGTGCAGCAGCATCACGTGGGCGTCGACGCAGAACCGGCAGCGGTTGGCCCGGGACACCGCCGACGCGACGAGCTCACGGTCGACCCGGGACACGTCCCCGGCGAGCAGGGCCTCGCGCATCAGCGCCCAGGTCGCGGCCAGCACCTCCGGAACGGCCGAGAGCGCCTGGAAGGTGGGCGCCGGCCCGAGGAACTCGTCCCGCATCTGCCGGTAGACCTCCGCGGTGAGACCGGTCGCGGCCTTCGCCGGAGACGGGGTGAAGAAGCGGTATGTCATGGGCTCGATGCTTGCCTCAGCGGGCCGGGAAATCGTCGTGCCGCCGCAGGCACTTGTTTGGCCGCCGATACCGCGTCCGCAGTACGCCGCAACTACCGCGGACGCCGGATGCTCCCTGACGCCGGCCGTTCTACAGTTCGGCCATGCGCCGCAATCTGCCCTACGCCCTCAGCGGTCTCGTCCTCGGCGTCTTCCTGCTCGGCAACGCCGCGGTCGCGCCGGACGCCGGGGCGGTGCGGCCGATCGACGTCGCCCTGGTGCTGGTCATGGCGGCGGCCCTGGCCGGGTGCCGGCGGTACCCGGTGGTGGCGTCGATGGTGGTGACCGCCGCCATGCTGACCCTCCACGTCCGGGTACACCCCGGCGTGTCCGCCGCGTTCCCCGTCCTCGGCGTGGTCTACGTCGCCGCCTGGCGGGGGCACAGATCGGCCCCCGCCCTGGCGAGCGTCGTCTTCCTCGGCGGCTTCCTGGCCCGCGACATCTCGGTCGCGCCCGCCGACCGGCCCGGCCAGCAGATCGCCGAGCGGACCGCCCTGCTGCT comes from Micromonospora viridifaciens and encodes:
- a CDS encoding carboxymuconolactone decarboxylase family protein, with the protein product MTYRFFTPSPAKAATGLTAEVYRQMRDEFLGPAPTFQALSAVPEVLAATWALMREALLAGDVSRVDRELVASAVSRANRCRFCVDAHVMLLHALGAHELAEVVARGETPAEPRYAELAAWAEASRSPVAADWSSPYRPEVTGTLLAFHFINRIVSALLDPDLLPGGLQRSPVVRSVGGRLYARTARESKEPGRSLSLLDAGTAAPPGWAGDSPVGVAYASLKNAAMQGGDLLSDVARQTVTATVRWEDGRHPARPAEWAADLIRDLPGADRVGARIALLAAFAPSAIRAGDVGLWRLSHPADADLVRLVAYGAITATDHVAQALSPAHL